The Desulfosoma sp. DNA window AAGGGGAAAAGATTGTTCCCGAGCTCGTCGCCGACTTGGAAGCAGGGCGTGCACGGCGTTTGTATCGAACCGATGAACATCCGGATCTGGACCAGACGCCTTTGCCTTCATGGGACCTCATTCGTCTCAAAGATTACGCCAGCATGTGTGTGCAGTATTCTCGAGGATGTCCGTTTAACTGTGAATTTTGCGATATTATCGTCCTCAACGGCAGGAAGCCGCGCACCAAATCCCCGGAGCAGATGATCGACGAGTTGGAAGCTCTTTACTCCAGGAAATGGCGCGGGTCCGTCTTCATTGTGGATGACAATTTCATCGGAAACAAGCATCGAGTCAAAAATGTATTGGAGCACATCATTCGGTGGCAGGAGCGTCGAGGCTGGAAGTTCAGCTTTTATACGGAAGCCTCCGTGGACTTGGCGGAAGACATGGAACTCATGGAGCTTATGGTTCGGGCCGGTTTCAACAAGGTCTTCCTGGGACTGGAGACGCCTGCTACCGAAAGCTTAAAGGAATGCGGCAAAGGTCAAAATCTTCGTCGACCGTTAGATGAATCGGTTCGCATCATTCAAGAAAACGGCTTAGCCGTCATGGGTGGCTTCATCATTGGTTTCGATAATGATCCTCCGGACATTTTCCAAAAGCAGGTTCATTTTGTCCAATCCACCGGGGTGGTCACAGCTATGATCGGATTATTAACAGCGGTTCCCGAAACACGGCTTTATAAGAGGCTTGAACGGGAAGGGCGCCTTCTGTTCAGACCCAACGGGGACAACACCAGCATTGAGGGCACCTTGAATTTTATTCCGAAAATGGATCGACAGAAGATCGTCGAAGGTTACCGTTGGGTCATGGACACCATTTATTCTCCCCACATGTACTATGAGCGCATCAAAGCGTTCCTGGAATCTTATCGACCTCAGGCCAAGGCGGCTTTGGAAAAAAATGACTTTGTCACCTTCTTGCGTTCCCTGTGGTACCTAGGTATTCGAGACTCCAAGGACGCTCGAGCCTGCTTTTGGAAGATTCTCAAGGAAACGTTCCTCCACTATCGTTCAAGCCTCACCGATGTGGTGACCGTCCTGGTTTACGGTTATCATTTTCGAAAGCTTTTTCATTCCGGCATGTTTAGGAACATGGAGGCCCAAGACAGCCAATCTTAATCGGCCTTAGACGAAGTTTAGAAGATCGGCGAAACGGCCCTTTAAATTATCGGTGCGAAAAACGAGGCGTAGTCGGCGGGAGGTGGGTCCAAGGATTTCCAAAAAAATATCGATGCGTGTCTCAGGTAGCAAAGTTCCTAATCTTTCCGGCCATTCCACGACAGCTACACTAGGACCGAAGAGCGCTTCCCTCCAGGGAAGTGTTTCCATTTCTTCGGGATCCCCGATGCGGTAACAGTCTATGTGGTACAGGTGCAGCCGACCTTCGTATTCATTGATGATGGTAAAGGTGGGACTTGTAATGGGAGTTTCTTCGGGAATGCCGAGCCCGATGGCGATACCTCGCGTGAGCAAAGTTTTTCCCGCGCCCAGCTCTCCCCACAAAGCCACCACGTCCCCGGCTTCCAGCCTCTTTCCAATGGCCTTGCCCAAAGCCAGAGAAAATTCTGGATCATGGGAGTCCAAGCAAAGAACAAGGTTCATGGAGTTTCCAGATCCCCGATAACAAAAGGGATTTCTTCGAGCAAGTCAGAAGCCAGAAGCCCTCGAGTTGTCTGATTCCGACACGCCTTTTCCGCCGCCTTGCCATGAATGAAGGCCGCCAGGCAGGTTGCTTGAAAAGGCTCAAAACCTTGGGCAAGAAAACCGGCGATCATGCCCGTAAGGACATCCCCCATGCCCCCCGAAGCCATCGCAGGGGTGCCGGACCCGTTGATCGCCATTTTGCCATCAGGAGCTGCAATGACAGTGCGATGTCCTTTGAGAAGGACGATGACCCCGTATTTCTGACTGAATTCCTGGCTCACTTCAAGGCGGTTCGCCTGAATCTCGGGGACAGGGCATGCCATGAGCCGAGCCATTTCTCCGGGGTGAGGGGTGAGGATCACAGGCATTGGTGCCGACCGAAGACTTTCCGGAGCCTCGGCCACAAGGGTGAGGGCATCCGCATCCAGCACCAGAGGACATGGGGCTCGGGAGATGAGGTTGAACAGCAATTGTTTGGTTTCTTGGTGCAACGAAATGCCAGGGCCGACGGCAAGAGCTTGCTTTCCCTGAAGAAAGCTTAGGATCTCGGATTCGGCCGTCGCGGCCGCGCTCTGTTCCGAAGTTTCGGCGATAGGGAAAGTCATGGCCTCGGTGAGTTTAACTTCGAGGATCGGGTTCAGGGAGCGGGGAACAAATAAAGTCACAAGTCCCGCTCCAACGCGTGCGGCCCCAAGAGATGCCAAGGTTGCCGCTCCGGTTTTTCCCGGAGATCCGGAAAGAAGACAAACGTGGCCTGCTCGACCTTTGTGGGTTTCTGGAGGGCGAGGTTCAAGCCACCGGCGGCAGAGATTTTCATCCAGCCACCAGCGTTGGATTCCTGCAGAGGCCACCACACAATCTGGAATGCCGATGTCCACCACATGAAGCGCGCCTACCAGGGCGTCTCCCTGACCGATTCTTTGGCCCACTTTGGGCAGCCCGAAAGTGGCCGTTGCTGTGGCACGAAGAGCCGCGCCCAACACTTTTCCCGTGGAAGCGTCCAGACCGGAGGGGACATCCACGGCCAGAACGGGTTTTTGCAAGGCGTTCACGGCTTCGATAATATCGCGGTAAAGACCTTGGACAGGATTAGAGAGCCCCGTTCCCAAAAGCGCGTCAATAATCACATCGGCTTCGCGGATTAAAGAAAACTGAGACGAAAAGTCCGCGCTTTCGTCCCAATGTGAAGGGCGCACACCGATGTTTTCCAGAATCCTGTAATTGAGCAGAGCGTCCCCGCGAAGCCGGTCCGCCGGTCGTAGGCACACCACCCGCACCCAGGCTCCTTTGCCGTGTAACAGACGGGCAATGACGAATCCGTCCCCGGCATTATTGCCGGTTCCGGCAAGGACCACCACCCGACGATGTGTCAAGTCAGGAATGACCCGTTCAAAAAAGGCCAAGGCTCCTCGAGCGGCGTTTTCCATAAGGACCGCACCGGGAATGCCAACCTCTTCAATGGTTCGCCGGTCCAATTCTGCCATCTCTTGAGCGGTCACAAGAATCATGGCTGATGTCTCCGAC harbors:
- a CDS encoding B12-binding domain-containing radical SAM protein: MKVLLVYPEVAETFWSFRHALRIVRRKAAFPPLGLLTVAALLPEHWEKRVVDMNTRRLNDQDILWADYVFVSAMIAQRRSTKEVVRRCSALGVPVAGGGPLFYGYADEFTDVAHVVIGEGEKIVPELVADLEAGRARRLYRTDEHPDLDQTPLPSWDLIRLKDYASMCVQYSRGCPFNCEFCDIIVLNGRKPRTKSPEQMIDELEALYSRKWRGSVFIVDDNFIGNKHRVKNVLEHIIRWQERRGWKFSFYTEASVDLAEDMELMELMVRAGFNKVFLGLETPATESLKECGKGQNLRRPLDESVRIIQENGLAVMGGFIIGFDNDPPDIFQKQVHFVQSTGVVTAMIGLLTAVPETRLYKRLEREGRLLFRPNGDNTSIEGTLNFIPKMDRQKIVEGYRWVMDTIYSPHMYYERIKAFLESYRPQAKAALEKNDFVTFLRSLWYLGIRDSKDARACFWKILKETFLHYRSSLTDVVTVLVYGYHFRKLFHSGMFRNMEAQDSQS
- the tsaE gene encoding tRNA (adenosine(37)-N6)-threonylcarbamoyltransferase complex ATPase subunit type 1 TsaE — its product is MNLVLCLDSHDPEFSLALGKAIGKRLEAGDVVALWGELGAGKTLLTRGIAIGLGIPEETPITSPTFTIINEYEGRLHLYHIDCYRIGDPEEMETLPWREALFGPSVAVVEWPERLGTLLPETRIDIFLEILGPTSRRLRLVFRTDNLKGRFADLLNFV
- a CDS encoding NAD(P)H-hydrate dehydratase, whose amino-acid sequence is MILVTAQEMAELDRRTIEEVGIPGAVLMENAARGALAFFERVIPDLTHRRVVVLAGTGNNAGDGFVIARLLHGKGAWVRVVCLRPADRLRGDALLNYRILENIGVRPSHWDESADFSSQFSLIREADVIIDALLGTGLSNPVQGLYRDIIEAVNALQKPVLAVDVPSGLDASTGKVLGAALRATATATFGLPKVGQRIGQGDALVGALHVVDIGIPDCVVASAGIQRWWLDENLCRRWLEPRPPETHKGRAGHVCLLSGSPGKTGAATLASLGAARVGAGLVTLFVPRSLNPILEVKLTEAMTFPIAETSEQSAAATAESEILSFLQGKQALAVGPGISLHQETKQLLFNLISRAPCPLVLDADALTLVAEAPESLRSAPMPVILTPHPGEMARLMACPVPEIQANRLEVSQEFSQKYGVIVLLKGHRTVIAAPDGKMAINGSGTPAMASGGMGDVLTGMIAGFLAQGFEPFQATCLAAFIHGKAAEKACRNQTTRGLLASDLLEEIPFVIGDLETP